One window of the Mixophyes fleayi isolate aMixFle1 chromosome 6, aMixFle1.hap1, whole genome shotgun sequence genome contains the following:
- the LOC142095067 gene encoding E3 ubiquitin/ISG15 ligase TRIM25-like — translation MWGKVPREQYILPLSCNFRSCSMFASTNSEMATVAFLGSEYLYCPVCLDLFREPVTIPCGHTFCLPCITQCWSLQGMPTSCPQCRSSFRPDSSPRLCKNSILSQMVEDFSNFQGSSEGMTALSTQARSVGIPSKGDCQQDMPEGDLESDNSSRFDPPPRRQEVTSVRVSYTRQRRVVSQGFSDMVRILQASGFRLLQIMEQAESQVLKNVDSHELDEGLTMTATQSAQVVPDQQQDQLVTAVEQTSVQDHQWTGLYAAVSKFKDCLLELCADHMDRLLQQVWTTHTSCPILPPKLWRSPMQTLIPRVRAEFLQYYRDISLDPDTAHHNLCLMQGNRRVLCKLQPQAYPEHPGRFDHYTQVLGREPMAHGRHYWEVSLSGNRVNLGVTYHGIPRKGHQSYCLAGRNSQSWCLEWSSTRCYAWHDSQKVLVATGQQEKLGIFLDWDAGSLSFHEVSEDMLLLHQFHASFIQPVYPIFFISWNSIMSFGEGTATHHNVNSKRFHRQLSANF, via the exons ATGTGGGGGAAGGTGCCTAGGGAACAATATATCCTGCCATTGTCCTGTAACTTCCGATCCTGTTCAATGTTTGCATCCACAAATTCTGAGATGGCCACTGTTGCTTTTCTCGGCTCTGAATATTTGTATTGCCCGGTCTGTCTGGACCTGTTCCGAGAGCCTGTCACCATCCCCTGTGGGCACACATTCTGCTTGCCATGTATTACCCAATGTTGGTCTCTGCAGGGGATGCCTACCTCCTGCCCTCAGTGTCGTTCCTCCTTCCGACCAGACTCTTCCCCCCGGCTCTGCAAGAACAGTATCCTTTCACAGATGGTGGAAGACTTCTCCAACTTTCAAGGATCAAGTGAGGGGATGACAGCTCTCAGCACCCAAGCCAGGAGCGTGGGAATACCATCGAAAGGCGACTGTCAGCAAGACATGCCTGAAGGAGACCTGGAAAGTGACAATAGTAGCAGATTTGATCCACCTCCTAGAAGACAAGAAGTCACCAGTGTCCGA GTTTCGTATACCAGACAGCGAAGAGTAGTGAGCCAGGGGTTCTCGGACATGGTGAGAATCCTGCAGGCCTCGGGGTTCCGGCTGCTGCAGATAATGGAACAGGCAGAAAGTCAGGTGCTGAAGAACGTAGACAGCCATGAACTGGATGAAGGGCTGACCATGACAGCAACGCAGTCTGCCCAGGTTGTTCCAGATCAGCAGCAGGACCAGCTTGTGACTGCG GTGGAACAAACCTCGGTTCAGGATCATCAGTGGACTGGACTCTACGCAGCGGTCTCCAAATTTAAGGACTGTTtactggaattgtgtgctgatcacaTGGACAGGCTGCTACAGCAAG TGTGGACCACACACACCAGCTGTCCCATTTTACCACCAAAACTATGGAGGAGCCCAATGCAGACATTGATCCCACGTGTACGAGCCGAGTTCCTTCAGT ATTACCGGGATATCAGCCTGGACCCAGACACCGCCCACCACAACTTGTGTCTTATGCAAGGGAACCGCAGAGTTCTGTGCAAGCTACAGCCCCAGGCCTACCCAGAGCACCCAGGACGATTTGATCATTACACCCAAGTGCTGGGTCGGGAGCCAATGGCCCATGGGCGTCACTATTGGGAGGTAAGTCTATCTGGAAATCGTGTGAACTTGGGTGTCACCTACCATGGTATCCCCCGCAAGGGGCACCAGAGCTACTGTTTGGCTGGAAGAAACTCACAGTCTTGGTGCTTAGAGTGGAGCAGTACCCGCTGCTATGCCTGGCATGACAGTCAAAAAGTATTGGTAGCCACAGGGCAGCAGGAGAAACTGGGTATTTTTCTGGACTGGGATGCGGGTAGTCTGTCCTTCCATGAGGTATCAGAAGATATGCTTCTTCTTCATCAGTTTCATGCTTCCTTCATCCAGCCAGTGTACCCCATCTTTTTCATCAGTTGGAACTCAATCATGTCCTTTGGAGAAGGAACAGCAACTCATCACAATGTCAACAGCAAGCGCTTCCACAGGCAGCTATCAGCAAACTTTTGA